One Heliomicrobium gestii genomic region harbors:
- a CDS encoding glycosyltransferase family 4 protein, with protein MKIGYDVSQTAENKAGCGFFADQLIHALARVDRKNEYLLYPTFFGYRHPDFLKATFPEENGNVKMLLRDLSFNEVNHWWSKRGNRMDRLGNPDIIHSNNYSCPKDVNARIVMTVYDLVYVEVPDLTTEENRLVCFQGIFDASIYADYLIMISEATRKAFIRHFPHYPEDRIKVIPLGSRPSIRKITVEKANNIIERLYTSVAREGNRDKVKLDQFWLGVGTVEPRKNYRLLIQAYNELVKSGKGTMPLFIAGGKGWKESDIGDFVKSCGLEEKVHFLGYVTDEELSALYSRCYAFIYPSFYEGFGLPILEAMNCGAPVITSQTTSMPEVVGEAGLLIDPYSIKSLIDAMWLLESDSSMRDVLIQRGAEQIKKFTWDEAAKSTLEVYEKVVTMEPWYNHDRKSM; from the coding sequence ATGAAGATTGGTTATGACGTTAGTCAGACAGCGGAGAACAAAGCAGGTTGCGGCTTTTTTGCCGATCAGCTTATTCATGCGCTCGCTAGGGTGGATCGGAAAAATGAATATTTGCTTTATCCGACCTTTTTTGGATACCGCCATCCTGACTTTCTGAAAGCGACTTTCCCGGAGGAGAATGGCAATGTAAAGATGCTCTTGCGTGACCTTTCGTTTAATGAGGTTAACCATTGGTGGAGTAAGCGTGGTAATCGGATGGACCGCCTAGGAAATCCCGATATTATCCATTCGAATAATTACTCCTGTCCAAAAGATGTGAATGCGCGTATTGTTATGACCGTCTATGATTTGGTTTATGTAGAAGTTCCTGATCTGACGACAGAAGAGAACCGATTGGTGTGTTTCCAGGGTATTTTTGATGCTTCCATCTATGCCGATTATCTTATTATGATTTCCGAAGCTACGCGCAAGGCTTTTATTCGGCATTTTCCGCACTATCCTGAAGATCGTATAAAGGTTATACCTTTGGGTAGCCGTCCCTCGATTCGGAAAATCACTGTTGAGAAAGCGAACAATATCATAGAACGTTTATATACATCGGTTGCGCGCGAGGGTAACAGAGATAAAGTGAAACTGGACCAATTTTGGTTAGGTGTTGGCACGGTAGAGCCTCGAAAAAATTATCGACTTCTAATTCAAGCATATAATGAGTTAGTAAAGAGTGGTAAAGGGACAATGCCGCTATTTATCGCTGGTGGGAAAGGATGGAAAGAGTCGGACATCGGTGACTTTGTAAAATCTTGCGGCTTAGAGGAAAAAGTGCACTTCCTGGGATATGTCACAGATGAAGAGCTGTCGGCTTTATACAGTCGATGTTATGCCTTTATTTACCCAAGCTTTTATGAAGGATTTGGTCTTCCTATTCTCGAAGCAATGAATTGCGGTGCCCCGGTGATTACTAGCCAAACGACAAGTATGCCAGAAGTGGTAGGTGAGGCAGGACTGCTCATTGATCCTTATTCAATCAAGAGCCTTATCGATGCCATGTGGCTATTAGAAAGCGACAGTTCCATGAGAGATGTATTAATTCAACGAGGAGCCGAACAAATAAAGAAATTTACGTGGGATGAAGCAGCCAAGAGTACTCTAGAGGTTTATGAAAAAGTGGTAACGATGGAGCCGTGGTATAATCATGACAGAAAATCGATGTAA
- a CDS encoding glycosyltransferase → MTENRCKPNLPKVGIAVPNLNQGRYLRDCLNSLNVQQGIDLRICVLDAGSTDDSLEIIREYDKKGLLAGWRSHSDNGQAAAINEGAQWLVDCDFFGWLNADDVLVEGALAIMAQALFENPKAASVYGLAWILAEDGSIIRDYPTEPFDVDRLAKGCFICQPATLIRMSAWQKVGGLNAELEMCMDYDLWWKLKDIGELIYIPKRLAGSRDHPLTKTRRKVGQHLQEAQAILRKYYGRVPYQWRMAEVIHEWEQYHQRKPVTVFERIYIKMMYLKKIFL, encoded by the coding sequence ATGACAGAAAATCGATGTAAACCCAATTTGCCTAAAGTGGGTATCGCGGTTCCGAACCTAAACCAGGGTCGCTACCTGCGCGACTGCTTGAACAGTCTTAATGTTCAACAGGGTATTGATCTGCGTATTTGTGTTTTGGATGCAGGCTCAACCGATGACAGTTTAGAAATTATTAGAGAGTATGATAAAAAGGGACTACTTGCCGGTTGGCGCTCGCATTCTGATAATGGACAGGCGGCAGCGATTAATGAAGGCGCCCAATGGCTCGTAGACTGTGATTTTTTTGGTTGGCTTAACGCTGATGATGTGCTAGTTGAGGGTGCATTGGCTATAATGGCTCAAGCGCTCTTTGAGAATCCGAAGGCAGCCTCGGTCTACGGACTCGCATGGATACTCGCAGAAGATGGTTCGATTATTAGGGACTATCCAACCGAACCTTTTGACGTGGATAGACTGGCTAAAGGTTGCTTCATCTGTCAACCAGCAACATTGATACGTATGAGTGCATGGCAAAAGGTGGGCGGGTTAAATGCCGAGCTAGAGATGTGCATGGATTACGATTTATGGTGGAAGCTGAAAGATATTGGTGAGCTAATATATATCCCCAAGCGGTTGGCTGGTTCAAGGGATCACCCGTTAACAAAAACAAGACGGAAAGTAGGTCAGCATTTACAAGAAGCCCAAGCCATATTGCGAAAGTATTATGGAAGAGTTCCATACCAGTGGAGAATGGCTGAGGTGATTCATGAATGGGAACAGTACCATCAACGAAAACCGGTGACTGTTTTCGAACGGATTTATATTAAAATGATGTACCTAAAAAAGATATTCTTATGA
- the rfbB gene encoding dTDP-glucose 4,6-dehydratase yields the protein MKTILVTGGAGFIGSTFLNMMVKRYPDIRFINVDKLTYAANLHNLKEIESLDNYDFVQCDIADALTVHRVFEQYKPDTVVHFAAESHVDRSILTPGAFIKTNILGTYNLLEACRQLWQTVAEGKIFHHISTDEVYGSLSETGLFTEMSRLDPSSPYSASKASSDLLVKAYHKTYHLPVKLTNCSNNYGPRQFPEKLIPLIILNALASKPLPVYGNGKNVRDWLYVDDHCEAIWLVMTEGRLGETYNVGGNCEMKNIDVVESICQIVAEESGCDTEELRRLITFVDDRPGHDLRYAVDTLKISTELGWAPKETFNSGLRKTVRWYMENSEWIDKAISRK from the coding sequence ATGAAAACGATCTTGGTCACTGGTGGAGCTGGCTTTATTGGATCGACCTTTCTTAATATGATGGTGAAAAGGTATCCCGACATTCGCTTTATCAATGTTGATAAACTTACGTATGCAGCAAACCTGCACAACCTAAAAGAAATCGAGAGTTTAGACAATTACGACTTTGTCCAATGTGACATAGCTGATGCGCTGACGGTTCATCGGGTCTTCGAACAGTATAAACCGGACACAGTTGTTCATTTTGCGGCGGAAAGCCATGTTGATCGTAGCATCCTGACACCGGGGGCTTTTATTAAAACGAACATCTTAGGGACCTATAACCTATTAGAGGCGTGTCGTCAGCTTTGGCAGACTGTAGCAGAGGGGAAGATCTTTCATCACATCAGTACCGATGAAGTATATGGCTCTCTCTCTGAAACTGGCTTGTTTACAGAAATGTCCCGGCTCGATCCGAGTAGCCCCTACTCGGCGTCAAAAGCCTCTAGTGATCTATTAGTTAAAGCTTACCATAAGACGTACCATCTTCCTGTGAAGCTCACGAACTGTTCAAACAACTACGGACCTCGGCAGTTTCCCGAAAAACTAATTCCTTTGATAATCCTAAATGCCCTAGCATCAAAACCACTTCCTGTATATGGTAACGGAAAAAACGTGCGAGACTGGTTGTACGTGGATGATCACTGTGAGGCTATCTGGTTGGTTATGACTGAGGGAAGACTTGGCGAAACCTACAACGTCGGTGGAAACTGTGAAATGAAGAACATCGATGTAGTCGAGTCGATCTGCCAGATTGTTGCTGAGGAAAGCGGATGTGATACGGAAGAGTTGCGCAGGTTGATCACCTTTGTGGATGACCGTCCCGGTCATGATCTTCGGTATGCCGTCGATACGTTAAAGATATCGACTGAACTTGGATGGGCGCCGAAAGAAACTTTTAATTCTGGATTAAGGAAAACGGTTCGTTGGTATATGGAGAACAGCGAGTGGATTGACAAGGCCATATCTAGAAAGTAA
- a CDS encoding glycosyltransferase family 2 protein, which translates to MMKLSIVTPSYNQGQFIERTIRSVIDQGIEGLEYLVMDGGSKDETISILKKYDGCLRWVSERDDGQADAVNKAIRQTSGEIIGWINSDDIYYPGAFQKVMDFFASHPEAMVLYGQADHIDIHDKIIEPYYTEEWDYQNLLDVCFICQPAVFFRRQIVDEIGLLNPHLQYCMDYEYWIRIGRRYPMHYLKANLAGSRLYADTKTLGSRVKVHREIISMVYHETRKVPSRWIFNLGHVVAEEKGLTRTNGEENFQFVLEVCKTAIRAHMQLQGRVPFNDLRAMLGWVKHAFTQRRKEMTS; encoded by the coding sequence ATGATGAAATTATCAATTGTGACTCCTTCTTATAATCAGGGTCAGTTTATCGAACGAACCATCCGAAGCGTTATCGATCAGGGGATTGAAGGGTTGGAGTACCTTGTTATGGATGGGGGCAGCAAGGACGAAACGATCAGCATCCTGAAAAAATACGATGGATGCCTGCGGTGGGTCTCTGAGCGGGATGATGGACAGGCTGACGCTGTTAATAAAGCGATTCGACAAACCAGCGGGGAGATCATTGGTTGGATCAATTCTGACGATATCTATTATCCCGGAGCGTTTCAGAAGGTAATGGACTTTTTTGCCTCCCACCCAGAGGCCATGGTCCTTTATGGTCAAGCAGATCATATCGATATCCATGATAAGATTATTGAACCCTACTATACGGAAGAATGGGATTACCAAAATCTCCTTGATGTTTGTTTTATCTGTCAACCAGCCGTATTTTTTCGCCGACAAATTGTTGATGAGATAGGGTTGCTTAATCCTCACCTACAGTATTGTATGGACTATGAGTACTGGATTCGTATTGGTCGCCGATATCCCATGCATTATCTTAAAGCAAATCTTGCCGGTTCTCGGCTGTATGCGGATACGAAAACATTGGGAAGTCGGGTTAAGGTACATCGAGAGATCATTTCGATGGTTTATCATGAAACAAGAAAGGTTCCCTCACGATGGATATTTAATCTTGGACATGTAGTAGCGGAAGAAAAGGGACTGACCAGAACTAATGGTGAAGAAAACTTTCAGTTCGTATTAGAAGTCTGCAAGACTGCTATCCGTGCGCATATGCAATTACAAGGCAGGGTTCCCTTCAATGATCTTCGGGCTATGTTAGGTTGGGTTAAACACGCTTTTACTCAACGTAGAAAGGAAATGACGTCATGA
- a CDS encoding acetyltransferase encodes MIEKTRKLVIVGDSAFAEVAYEYFTYDSEYEVVAFSVEKEYIIKESMLGLPIVPFEELERDYPPENYFVFVAIVYTQLNRLRTRLYKAAKEKGFAMASYISPHAFVWRNCKIGEHCFIFENNVIQPFVTIGDNVVLWSGNHIGHHSVIRENCFFSSHVVVSGFVNVGKNCFLGVNATIANNMSIGDDCLIGANALVAKSIESNSIVRGKYGEITPQVALRMYGVKE; translated from the coding sequence ATGATAGAGAAAACACGGAAACTGGTAATCGTTGGTGACAGCGCATTTGCGGAAGTAGCCTATGAGTATTTTACCTATGATTCAGAGTATGAGGTAGTCGCTTTTTCAGTTGAAAAGGAATACATTATCAAGGAGTCCATGCTCGGTCTTCCTATCGTACCCTTTGAAGAGTTGGAACGTGATTACCCACCGGAGAACTATTTTGTCTTTGTAGCCATCGTCTATACCCAGCTAAATCGATTAAGGACTCGCCTGTACAAAGCCGCGAAGGAAAAAGGGTTTGCGATGGCCTCCTACATCAGTCCCCATGCGTTTGTATGGCGGAACTGTAAGATTGGAGAACACTGTTTTATCTTTGAAAACAATGTTATCCAACCTTTCGTTACCATAGGTGATAACGTAGTGCTCTGGAGCGGTAACCATATCGGTCATCACTCTGTGATTAGAGAAAACTGTTTTTTCTCCTCACACGTAGTGGTTTCTGGTTTTGTTAATGTTGGTAAAAACTGTTTTCTCGGAGTTAATGCGACCATAGCCAATAATATGTCCATTGGAGATGATTGTTTGATTGGAGCAAACGCACTCGTTGCGAAAAGTATAGAAAGTAATTCTATTGTGCGAGGAAAGTATGGAGAAATAACCCCTCAAGTGGCACTACGCATGTATGGCGTAAAGGAGTAA
- the rfbA gene encoding glucose-1-phosphate thymidylyltransferase RfbA produces MIRKGIILAGGSGTRLYPLTHVISKQLMPVYDKPMIYYPLTTLMLSGITDILVITTPRDSEAFQTQLGDGSQWGINISYEVQERPDGLPQAFIIGRHFIGNDGCALILGDNIFYGHRLNDYLLRASNQSEGATVFGYWVKNPEDYGVVEFDVDGKVCSIEEKPLEPKSNYAVTGLYYYDHNVADIARELTPSSRGELEITDLNKVYLQRDQLRVEKLRRGIAWLDTGTYETLLQAANYVATIEQRQGLKVCCPEEVAFNLGLIDAEQLERLAETMKKNSYGRYLMNLPKFGRQGD; encoded by the coding sequence TTGATTCGAAAAGGAATAATTCTTGCAGGCGGATCGGGTACTCGCTTATATCCGTTGACCCATGTCATCAGTAAACAATTAATGCCCGTATACGATAAGCCAATGATTTATTATCCCTTAACGACGCTCATGCTGTCCGGAATCACCGATATTCTGGTCATTACAACACCCCGTGATAGTGAAGCTTTCCAGACGCAGTTAGGCGATGGCAGTCAGTGGGGGATTAATATCAGTTATGAGGTGCAGGAGAGACCAGACGGTTTGCCACAAGCATTCATCATTGGACGTCATTTCATTGGTAACGATGGTTGCGCGTTGATCCTTGGGGATAATATTTTCTACGGACACCGGTTGAATGATTACCTTCTTCGGGCCTCGAACCAGTCGGAGGGCGCAACCGTATTTGGTTATTGGGTGAAAAATCCGGAAGACTACGGTGTCGTTGAATTTGACGTAGATGGCAAAGTATGCTCCATAGAAGAAAAACCGTTGGAACCCAAATCGAACTATGCGGTAACTGGTCTTTACTATTACGATCACAATGTGGCTGATATTGCCAGGGAATTAACCCCTTCAAGCAGGGGGGAACTTGAAATTACAGATCTTAATAAAGTATACTTACAGCGTGATCAATTGCGCGTAGAAAAGTTGCGACGAGGTATTGCATGGCTTGATACGGGAACTTATGAGACGCTTCTGCAAGCGGCTAACTATGTGGCTACAATTGAACAGCGGCAGGGGTTAAAAGTATGTTGTCCCGAGGAAGTGGCCTTTAATTTAGGTCTAATTGACGCGGAACAACTGGAACGCCTTGCGGAGACTATGAAAAAGAACAGTTACGGCCGTTATCTAATGAACTTGCCGAAGTTTGGTAGACAAGGGGATTGA
- a CDS encoding glycosyltransferase family 4 protein — translation MKIAIDVVPIRPDGRIGGAMHLVMELIRGLAIHRELEIMLLTASWNHQFFIDSFKGYKVEHHCIECPQQMTLFDKVKRRLRQLFAGLDIDISGGIKGPLRSRGVELLFCPMTAVTYYEPGIPTVSLVYDIQHEYYPSFFSPEELTHRRAFYKVVCKKADAIICISEYTKQTIIEKFNLAKDNVYVAPICIQDRLIPPETGEQQRILQEKGLEGLRYGYYPANFWKHKNHLMLLTAFSSFIQRHPDSDLHLVFTGCLREDNPEIDDAIRQMGLQERIHFLGYLTESELTTVLHHCDFLVYPSLFEGFGIPVIEAMAVGKPVLCSNRTSLPEVGGDAAYYFDPRIPASIEEAIDRISTDETLREDLVRKGHRQAKKYPREAMINGYLQVLLQVVQQEQKDICTVDGVYVDKWTAEDVRIHFIGKPKMRTVMAELLHSGGNPAQTIAIHIKSRQVTSKRQLIAGQREEITFQVPLGDDSVHLAIFPTFCPADNGSPDTRQLGIQIVRLEVWDDKGIMETLL, via the coding sequence ATGAAAATAGCAATAGATGTTGTCCCCATTCGACCAGATGGAAGAATCGGGGGAGCTATGCATCTCGTTATGGAATTGATTAGAGGATTGGCGATACATCGAGAATTGGAGATAATGCTTTTAACAGCTTCCTGGAATCATCAGTTTTTTATAGATTCGTTTAAAGGGTATAAAGTAGAACATCACTGTATAGAGTGTCCGCAGCAGATGACATTGTTTGATAAAGTAAAACGGCGATTGCGGCAGTTGTTTGCCGGTCTAGACATAGATATATCCGGCGGAATTAAAGGTCCTTTGCGTAGTCGAGGAGTCGAACTGCTTTTCTGTCCCATGACAGCGGTAACCTATTACGAACCAGGGATTCCTACTGTTAGCCTTGTCTATGATATCCAGCATGAGTATTATCCGTCATTTTTTAGCCCGGAGGAATTGACCCACCGCCGGGCATTTTACAAGGTGGTCTGTAAAAAGGCAGATGCGATTATCTGTATTTCAGAATATACTAAGCAAACAATCATTGAGAAATTTAATTTGGCGAAAGACAACGTTTATGTTGCGCCTATCTGTATTCAGGACCGCCTAATCCCGCCAGAGACGGGAGAACAGCAGAGAATATTGCAGGAAAAGGGTCTCGAAGGTCTGCGTTACGGTTACTATCCGGCCAACTTTTGGAAACACAAAAATCACTTGATGCTGCTGACGGCGTTCTCGTCGTTCATTCAGAGGCATCCCGATTCTGACCTGCATCTTGTCTTTACAGGATGCTTGCGAGAGGACAATCCGGAAATCGATGACGCAATCCGGCAGATGGGCTTGCAGGAACGGATCCATTTTCTCGGATATCTGACAGAATCGGAACTAACAACAGTGCTTCATCACTGCGATTTTTTGGTCTACCCGAGCCTTTTCGAAGGATTTGGCATTCCCGTCATTGAAGCGATGGCTGTAGGCAAACCTGTGCTTTGCAGCAACCGGACAAGCCTTCCCGAGGTTGGCGGTGACGCCGCATATTATTTCGATCCGAGAATCCCCGCATCAATAGAGGAAGCGATCGACCGTATATCGACAGACGAGACACTACGAGAAGATTTGGTAAGAAAAGGGCATAGGCAAGCGAAAAAGTACCCGCGCGAAGCAATGATAAACGGGTACCTGCAGGTTTTACTGCAGGTAGTTCAGCAAGAGCAAAAAGACATCTGCACGGTTGATGGCGTTTACGTGGATAAATGGACAGCAGAAGATGTTCGAATTCACTTCATCGGTAAACCAAAGATGCGGACAGTAATGGCAGAACTGCTACATAGCGGTGGGAATCCTGCACAAACCATCGCAATTCACATTAAAAGCCGACAGGTGACAAGTAAACGTCAGCTTATCGCAGGACAACGAGAGGAAATAACATTTCAAGTGCCTCTTGGTGATGACAGTGTACACTTAGCCATTTTCCCGACATTTTGTCCTGCCGATAACGGCAGTCCAGATACTCGGCAGTTGGGGATCCAAATTGTTCGATTGGAAGTTTGGGATGACAAAGGGATAATGGAGACCTTGCTCTAA
- a CDS encoding glycoside hydrolase family protein, which yields MKWKKKGLIYAPSGDYWWNQCLYTHLPTVDVVDNSYIRVYFASLDKKRYGRIGYIDLDIDNPNRILKIAPEPVLDIGEAGGFDDCGVNPSCIITVNDKKLLYYIGWQRSERIPYMLFAGLAISKDGQQFKKHSRVPILDRTNDEPYIRSATTVINEQGRMRVWYVSALRWISIREKVYPNYVIRHAESKDGVNWEANQGICINFQNDDEFGFGRPWVIKDGDKYRMWYSIRSKTQPYRIGYAESSNGYTWERKDDKVGINRSESGWDSEMVCYPCVVDIKGNRYMFYNGNQHGATGFGYAILEQD from the coding sequence TTGAAGTGGAAAAAGAAAGGGTTAATATATGCGCCTTCCGGAGATTACTGGTGGAACCAGTGTTTATACACGCATTTGCCTACTGTAGATGTAGTTGATAATTCCTATATTCGAGTATACTTCGCGTCGCTTGATAAAAAAAGGTATGGCAGAATAGGATATATTGACCTGGATATTGATAATCCCAATCGGATATTGAAGATAGCACCGGAACCGGTTCTTGATATTGGAGAAGCGGGTGGATTTGATGATTGTGGTGTAAACCCCTCATGTATTATTACGGTTAATGATAAAAAATTATTATATTATATTGGTTGGCAACGGAGCGAACGAATCCCCTACATGCTCTTTGCAGGATTGGCAATTAGTAAAGACGGGCAACAGTTTAAAAAACATTCTCGCGTTCCTATTTTGGATAGGACGAATGATGAACCCTATATTCGTTCTGCTACAACAGTTATAAATGAACAGGGGCGAATGAGGGTTTGGTATGTATCGGCATTACGTTGGATCAGTATTAGGGAAAAGGTTTATCCAAATTATGTAATAAGGCATGCCGAATCGAAGGATGGAGTAAATTGGGAAGCTAACCAGGGGATTTGTATTAATTTTCAAAACGATGATGAATTCGGTTTTGGGCGTCCGTGGGTAATAAAGGATGGAGATAAATATAGGATGTGGTATTCTATACGTTCCAAAACGCAGCCCTATAGGATCGGGTATGCCGAATCTAGTAACGGCTATACTTGGGAACGGAAAGATGATAAAGTCGGCATTAATCGGTCAGAATCAGGTTGGGATTCTGAAATGGTTTGTTATCCTTGTGTCGTTGACATAAAAGGAAATCGGTATATGTTTTATAATGGGAATCAGCATGGAGCCACTGGTTTTGGTTATGCGATTCTCGAACAAGATTAA
- a CDS encoding 3-oxoacyl-ACP synthase III family protein, translating to MAATWIAGTGSYLPEREVKNEELTQFPSHALQMIREKTGVSSRRVADPRDATSDLAFRAALAALADAGESPGALDALIVATSSPDRLQPATAARVQALLGADKAFAFDVNSVCSGGIFAMTVGDSLIRSGICQRVLVIGAEIYTRFLNPKDFSTFPYFGDGAGAVLLKRRFEVNDRGILAGNLKTDGKSVDVIQIPAGGSMKPAWQVTEAKDYYFYMNGKAVYQFAVTQGSQAILECLEQANIPKDNVSCVIAHQANVNILKELAHRTNIPFERFYVNLDKYGNTAGASTLIALDEARREGRFSKGDIVVMVAFGGGLSWGALAIRI from the coding sequence ATGGCCGCAACTTGGATTGCAGGCACAGGCAGTTATCTTCCAGAACGAGAAGTCAAAAATGAAGAATTAACGCAGTTTCCTTCTCATGCGCTGCAGATGATCCGGGAAAAAACGGGTGTATCATCGCGCAGAGTAGCCGATCCGAGGGATGCCACGTCAGATTTGGCTTTTCGCGCAGCCCTGGCGGCGCTGGCTGATGCCGGTGAGAGCCCAGGGGCGCTGGATGCGCTAATAGTGGCCACTTCCTCGCCGGACCGACTCCAACCCGCCACAGCCGCCCGGGTTCAAGCATTGTTGGGGGCGGATAAGGCATTTGCCTTCGATGTCAACTCCGTGTGCAGTGGTGGAATATTTGCCATGACTGTAGGCGATTCGTTGATTCGCAGCGGAATCTGTCAGCGTGTATTAGTGATTGGCGCTGAAATCTATACGCGCTTCTTAAATCCCAAAGACTTCTCCACCTTCCCCTATTTTGGGGATGGCGCTGGCGCTGTACTATTAAAACGACGCTTTGAAGTAAATGATAGAGGTATCCTCGCAGGGAATCTAAAAACCGATGGAAAAAGCGTCGATGTGATCCAGATCCCGGCAGGCGGTAGCATGAAGCCGGCTTGGCAAGTTACAGAAGCAAAGGACTATTACTTTTATATGAACGGCAAAGCGGTTTACCAGTTCGCCGTGACACAGGGTTCCCAGGCGATACTCGAATGCTTGGAGCAGGCAAATATACCAAAAGACAACGTGAGTTGTGTAATTGCTCATCAAGCCAATGTTAATATTCTAAAAGAGTTAGCGCATCGAACGAACATCCCTTTTGAACGTTTTTATGTGAACTTGGACAAGTATGGCAATACCGCCGGGGCGTCCACTTTAATCGCCCTGGATGAAGCGCGCCGGGAAGGCCGCTTCTCAAAAGGAGATATTGTCGTCATGGTCGCATTTGGAGGAGGTTTATCATGGGGAGCATTGGCCATCCGCATATAG
- a CDS encoding methyltransferase domain-containing protein produces MGSEDLTRFRNLTFEGFRELACDPSLTRYERIGFPNSYREGKEEDIFIDILGKLPNLAKNEKTVLDIGPGCSELPYMLIEQCRNRGHKLILIDSEEMLQLLPDEPFIKKIPACFPAGCRQFISEYVEKVDVILTYSVFHYVFAEMNPFDFLDSAISLLCNNGEMLIGDIPNISKRKRFFSSPTGVAFHRNFTGRNDTPEVRYNTIDFGEVDDSVLFSLMQRCRMFGCDAYLMPQADNLPMANRREDFLIKKP; encoded by the coding sequence ATGGGAAGCGAAGATCTTACACGGTTTCGAAACCTTACTTTCGAGGGCTTTCGGGAATTAGCCTGTGATCCATCCTTAACCCGCTATGAGCGCATCGGTTTTCCCAACTCATATCGGGAGGGAAAGGAAGAGGATATTTTTATTGATATTCTTGGCAAATTACCCAACTTAGCCAAAAATGAAAAAACGGTATTGGATATCGGGCCTGGTTGCAGCGAACTTCCGTATATGTTAATCGAGCAGTGCCGAAATCGCGGACATAAGTTGATCCTTATTGATTCAGAAGAAATGCTCCAGTTGCTTCCGGATGAACCGTTTATTAAAAAAATTCCAGCTTGTTTTCCTGCCGGATGCCGTCAGTTCATAAGCGAGTATGTGGAAAAAGTAGATGTCATCTTAACCTACAGTGTCTTTCATTACGTCTTCGCCGAGATGAACCCATTTGATTTTTTGGATAGCGCTATTTCTTTACTGTGCAATAACGGCGAAATGTTGATTGGAGATATCCCCAATATATCAAAGCGAAAACGTTTTTTTAGTTCACCAACGGGTGTTGCTTTTCATCGAAATTTTACCGGACGAAACGACACTCCTGAAGTTCGCTACAACACCATCGATTTTGGAGAAGTGGACGATTCAGTGCTGTTTTCTCTAATGCAACGATGCCGGATGTTCGGCTGTGATGCTTACCTGATGCCGCAGGCTGACAATTTGCCCATGGCCAATCGCAGGGAAGATTTCCTAATAAAGAAACCGTAA